GGAGGGAGCCAACCGGCATGACGTCATCGTCATTGGTTCCGGCATCGGGGGCTTGACCGCCGCGGCGTTGCTGGCCAAGCGCGGGCTCAAGGTTGCCGTGTTCGAGCAGCACTACCAGGCGGGCGGATTCTGCTCGTCGTGGACTCGGGTCGTGAAGCGGGGCGACGAACGGCTCCGCTATACTTTCGACGCCGGCGTTCACGACGTCAGCGGTCTCGGCGACCATGGTCCTGTTCGGAATCTTTTGAAACAGTTGGACATTCAGGACGTGATCGATTGGCGGCACATGGGGCACGAATACCGTCTGGAAGGCCTTCAACTCCAGGTTCCGCCCGATTGTCCAGACGGGTTCCAGCGTATGCTGGCCGAGCGTTTTCCCAATGAAAGAGATAAGATTCAGGAATTTTTCGATATCGTCCGTTCTGTCTACCGCGAGATGTACGACGGGGTCGAGAAAACCGGCGGTGTGCCGCGACCGCCCGAAACGGTGGAAGCGTTGTTGGACTACCCGAAAACCCATCCCCACAGCCTCAAATGGGGGGAGACACCCTACAGGACCATGCTGGACCGTTTTTTTCAGGACGATCAGCTCAAGGAAGTCCTTCTGGCCTTGACCGGGTATCTTGGCGACGACCCGAAGGCCTTGAGTTTCGAGGATATGGTGCCCATCTTCGGATATTATTTCGACGGTGGATACTACCCGGTCGGCGGCTCTCAAACCTTGGCCAAGGCCTTGGTGAAGGTGATCGAGGACAACGGCGGTTCCGTGCAACTGAAGACCGCGGTGACTCGGATTCTGGTCGAAAAGAACCGAGCGATAGGCGTGACCACGAACGAGGAAAGGCATTTGGCCGAGGCCATCGTGGCTAATTCGGACGTTCGCAAGACGTTTCTGGAGCTTGTCGGTCCTGAACATCTGCCGGATGGATTCGT
This region of Deltaproteobacteria bacterium genomic DNA includes:
- a CDS encoding NAD(P)/FAD-dependent oxidoreductase; its protein translation is IAAAMLNVYRWPRRNFKALEVITLVFFAAHFVSTVFLGLSFFVVHGPVLSNVTLAAMAWGTLLAGSPFTSQYARDDWDESYWDDPSFLRINGIITAVWGVVFTANAAMSVMATWLDLAEGVRSWLLVILPNVGIALAIVFSVRFPDLAVRTELQKHIEAMNPFKWTGPDFKAVRPEGANRHDVIVIGSGIGGLTAAALLAKRGLKVAVFEQHYQAGGFCSSWTRVVKRGDERLRYTFDAGVHDVSGLGDHGPVRNLLKQLDIQDVIDWRHMGHEYRLEGLQLQVPPDCPDGFQRMLAERFPNERDKIQEFFDIVRSVYREMYDGVEKTGGVPRPPETVEALLDYPKTHPHSLKWGETPYRTMLDRFFQDDQLKEVLLALTGYLGDDPKALSFEDMVPIFGYYFDGGYYPVGGSQTLAKALVKVIEDNGGSVQLKTAVTRILVEKNRAIGVTTNEERHLAEAIVANSDVRKTFLELVGPEHLPDGFVHDIEALRSSTSAFIVTLGIDCVPDIAPITIVDEVCIATPSLVDPGLAPAGHAAVELLKLVPRQETASWDPRNPEYEGLKRRCGDELIDAAEKVITN